One part of the Glycine soja cultivar W05 chromosome 11, ASM419377v2, whole genome shotgun sequence genome encodes these proteins:
- the LOC114374234 gene encoding transcription factor bHLH162-like yields MENNPSSSSRTDRKFIEQNRRNHMKDLFFKLNSVVPHQSSREAISRPDQIGEATNYIKNLQIKLEKMKEKKNNLIDIKRSKNVSMNMGLLKSPQFKIQQMGSTLEVFLITGLDCQFMFNETVRVLQEEGSDVVNASYTVVENEVFHTIHCQVGESANGALRISEKLKKYFNG; encoded by the exons ATGGAGAACAACCCTAGTTCATCATCAAGAACTGATAGAAAATTCATTGAACAGAATAGAAGAAATCATATGAAGGATCTTTTCTTCAAGCTCAACTCAGTTGTGCCTCATCAAAGCTCAAGG GAGGCCATTTCGCGGCCGGATCAGATAGGTGAAGCCACAAATTACATAAAGAATTTACAGATTAAATTAGAGAAaatgaaggagaaaaagaacaACCTAATAGACATTAAAAGATCAAAAAATGTTAGCATGAATATGGGATTGTTGAAGTCTCCACAATTTAAAATCCAACAAATGGGTTCAACTTTAGAGGTTTTTCTAATAACTGGGTTGGATTGTCAATTCATGTTCAATGAGACCGTTCGTGTTCTTCAAGAAGAAGGATCAGATGTTGTTAATGCCAGTTATACCGTTGTTGAAAATGAAGTTTTTCATACAATACACTGTCAG gtaGGGGAATCTGCAAATGGAGCTTTGAGGATATCTGAGAAATTAAAGAAGTATTTCAATGGCTGA